A portion of the Oncorhynchus nerka isolate Pitt River linkage group LG27, Oner_Uvic_2.0, whole genome shotgun sequence genome contains these proteins:
- the LOC135565455 gene encoding small ribosomal subunit protein uS11m-like, with protein MHKLNCILSNSVRSACRQVAGSFNAGGSICGTSGLQRAVSSSAVRMQEDASVSATPGKISKDFSHLPPMPGQDSVLRWAGKKYEELPIAHIKATYNNTHVQVTDCEGQFMVRTSCGTEGFKNVKKSTPIAAQTAGISAAAKASAVGVTFVRVLVKGLGPGRLSAIKGLTMGGLEVVSITDNTPVPHNGCRPRKARRI; from the exons ATGCATAAATTAAATTGTATATTATCTAATTCTGTCAGGAGTGCCTGCCGACAGGTTGCTGGTTCCTTCAATGCAGGAGGCTCAAT TTGTGGAACCAGCGGTCTGCAGAGAGCAGTGTCCTCCAGTGCTGTCAGGATGCAAGAGGATGCCAGTGTCTCAGCCACACCTGGGAAAATATCCAAAGACTTCAG tCACCTCCCCCCGATGCCTGGCCAGGACAGTGTGCTGAGATGGGCTGGGAAGAAGTACGAGGAGTTGCCAATAGCACATATCAAAGCCACATATAACAA TACACATGTCCAGGTGACAGACTGTGAGGGCCAGTTCATGGTCAGAACATCGTGTGGAACCGAGGGGTTCAAGAACGTCAAGAAGTCCACTCCCATCGCTGCTCAGACAGCAGGCATCTCAGCCGCGGCG AAGGCCTCAGCGGTGGGGGTGACGTTCGTCCGCGTGTTGGTGAAAGGTCTGGGTCCTGGACGCTTG TCTGCCATCAAGGGTCTGACCATGGGAGGATTGGAGGTTGTGTCCATCACAGACAACACCCCCGTACCACACAATGGTTGTCGCCCTCGCAAGGCTAGAAGAATATGA
- the LOC135565456 gene encoding large ribosomal subunit protein mL46-like codes for MAAPCSRMANRPLWQFITNVRRTGLKHTGVRQISLGSACRAATQTRGKTESVASPWKLYGAVCLQRLPVISQERNPIEDQFAELMHHMELERSLLSDHEQRLLEDSERATRKQADDYDSDEEEADYGGQETITAQDQEDTWEQKLKHFQPALRDRGRRQRGCGTPLGSVERCLGDSLVLLVQQTVGKETIWLLPQAQWEAGETLRQTAERGLSSLPEADFKATFLGNTPCGVYRYTFPKEVRTERCVGAKVFFFKAFLSAGSASQEEPFLWVKKTELQGYLKPPYLEKVDRFILNL; via the exons ATGGCAGCGCCCTGCTCGAGAATGGCGAATCGCCCTTTATGGCAATTTATTACAAATGTCAGACGGACAGGGCTAAAACATACAGGAGTTCGTCAAATTTCTCTCGGTTCTGCTTGTCGAGCTGCAACTCAGACCAGAGGTAAAACGGAAAGCGTCGCGTCGCCATGGAAGCTGTACGGGGCGGTGTGTCTCCAGAGGCTGCCTGTCATATCACAGGAGCGGAACCCGATCGAAGACCAATTCGCTGAGCTCATGCATCAT ATGGAGCTGGAGAGAAGCTTGCTGTCGGATCATGAACAGAGACTCCTAGAGGACTCAGAACGTGCGACTCGCAAACAGGCAGACGACTATGATTCAGATGAGGAGGAGGCAGACTACGGTGGCCAGGAGACCATCACCGCTCAGGACCAGGAGGACACCTGGGAACAGAAGCTCAAACACTTCCAACCTGCTCTCAGAGACagaggtaggaggcagagaggtt GTGGGACACCGCTGGGCTCAGTGGAGAGGTGTCTAGGAGACAGCCTGGTGCTGCTGGTCCAGCAGACTGTCGGTAAAGAGACCATCTGGCTGCTCCCTCAGGCCCAGTGGGAGGCAGGGGAGACTCTccgacagacagcagagagaggccTCAGCAGCCTGCCAG AGGCTGATTTCAAGGCTACGTTCCTTGGCAACACCCCCTGTGGAGTGTACAGGTACACATTCCCCAAAGAGGTCCGGACAGAGCGCTGCGTGGGAGCCAAGGTCTTCTTTTTCAAAGCTTTCCTGTCTGCTGGTTCAGCCAGTCAGGAAGAACCTTTCCTGTGGGTGAAGAAGACTGAACTGCAGGGATACCTGAAGCCACCTTACTTGGAGAAGGTTGACCGCTTCATACTCAACCTGTGA